The Streptomyces sp. NL15-2K genome contains a region encoding:
- a CDS encoding acyl-CoA dehydrogenase family protein, which produces MSGLTPEDVEKLLGVPGDPGNPYGFAAAVARDEADAHPDDLCRALVSAGFHLNYLPEEWGGAFDSFDRSLTLVRAAARRDVNVMPGTMFSIIAATCLQLHGTEDQRRRVAQILTRGGSVGFALTEAAHGSDLLAGEVRLDEDGRLYGEKWMVGNGMRCEAVYVVARTGERGPGAFSAYLLDPEAEGLHREPAPRTGGMRGVDTARLRFTGLPVPEDALVGKVGEGLEVAILAQQAVRVMSMAGSLGIADSALRLTLGFAQERRITEGRRTSGTPLAETPHARRELAVASAALVAADAVALAAARGVHVVPEVFSVWALAAKHVVAEASDELVRRCATVLATRSVLREQAPGAGLFQKLQRDTAVVRVIDASPLANLRAYAAQIPTLVTRDEVPDPDPLHRIFALATELPPYEPTRLDLVVRGADPVFGGLPEAADAACEQLADPRTAALVHQLACAVARFGCEAAAVRRPGADPNALVDLAERYAWLHAASACVHLWWHNRDRSLYGGEAGASGWLRAALAFLLARADGVDPRRHGPDLLPAVDALSALREGGLLFTAAPVRVAAEF; this is translated from the coding sequence ATGAGCGGGCTGACACCCGAGGACGTGGAGAAGCTGCTCGGGGTTCCCGGGGACCCGGGCAACCCGTACGGTTTCGCCGCCGCCGTGGCACGGGACGAGGCCGACGCCCACCCCGACGACCTGTGCCGCGCGCTGGTCTCGGCGGGCTTCCACCTCAACTACCTGCCCGAGGAGTGGGGCGGTGCGTTCGACTCGTTCGACCGCAGTCTGACCCTGGTGCGCGCGGCGGCCCGCCGGGACGTGAACGTCATGCCGGGCACCATGTTCAGCATCATCGCCGCGACCTGCCTCCAGCTGCACGGCACCGAGGACCAGCGCCGGCGGGTGGCTCAGATCCTGACCCGTGGCGGCTCGGTGGGGTTCGCCCTGACCGAGGCCGCGCACGGCAGCGATCTGCTGGCGGGCGAGGTGCGCCTCGACGAGGACGGGCGGCTGTACGGCGAGAAGTGGATGGTCGGCAACGGCATGCGCTGCGAGGCCGTCTACGTGGTGGCTCGCACCGGTGAGCGCGGGCCGGGCGCCTTCTCGGCGTATCTGCTGGATCCCGAAGCCGAAGGGCTGCACCGCGAACCCGCCCCGCGCACGGGAGGCATGCGCGGCGTCGACACCGCGCGGCTGCGCTTCACCGGACTTCCGGTGCCCGAGGACGCCCTGGTGGGCAAGGTCGGGGAAGGCCTGGAGGTGGCGATCCTCGCCCAGCAGGCCGTCCGAGTGATGAGCATGGCCGGCAGCCTGGGCATCGCGGACAGCGCGCTGCGCCTCACCCTGGGCTTCGCCCAGGAACGCCGTATCACCGAAGGGCGGCGCACCTCCGGAACGCCCCTGGCCGAGACGCCCCACGCCCGCCGTGAACTGGCCGTCGCCTCGGCGGCACTGGTGGCGGCGGACGCGGTGGCGCTGGCCGCAGCGCGAGGCGTCCACGTCGTACCCGAGGTGTTCAGCGTGTGGGCCCTGGCCGCCAAGCACGTGGTGGCGGAGGCGAGCGACGAGCTGGTCCGGCGCTGCGCGACCGTGCTCGCCACCCGCTCGGTCCTGCGCGAACAGGCGCCGGGCGCCGGGCTGTTCCAGAAACTCCAGCGGGACACGGCGGTGGTCCGGGTGATCGACGCCAGCCCGCTGGCCAACCTGCGCGCGTACGCGGCCCAGATCCCCACCCTCGTCACCCGCGACGAGGTGCCCGACCCGGACCCCCTGCACCGGATCTTCGCCCTCGCCACGGAGCTTCCGCCGTACGAGCCCACCCGGCTGGACCTCGTGGTGCGGGGCGCGGATCCCGTCTTCGGCGGACTGCCCGAGGCCGCCGACGCGGCCTGCGAGCAGCTCGCCGACCCGCGCACGGCCGCGCTCGTCCACCAACTGGCCTGCGCCGTCGCCAGGTTCGGCTGCGAGGCCGCCGCCGTGCGACGGCCCGGCGCCGACCCCAACGCCCTGGTGGACCTCGCGGAGCGCTACGCCTGGCTGCACGCGGCGTCCGCCTGCGTCCACCTGTGGTGGCACAACCGCGACCGGTCGCTGTACGGCGGCGAGGCGGGCGCGTCCGGCTGGCTGCGGGCGGCCCTCGCCTTCCTGCTCGCCCGCGCCGACGGCGTCGATCCGCGCCGCCACGGCCCCGACCTGCTGCCCGCCGTCGACGCCCTGTCCGCGCTGCGCGAGGGCGGCCTGCTGTTCACCGCCGCCCCGGTGCGGGTGGCGGCCGAGTTCTGA
- a CDS encoding PfaD family polyunsaturated fatty acid/polyketide biosynthesis protein yields the protein MNTTQAPLRWYGDGYPSVDPTGIHQVLSQVEQPCFIVSTAQGVGAAAGGTAAAAGDGPGILAAAPALPPHRLGSAEFRAAHGVRQSYMAGAMAGGIASADLVIALAEQGFLASFGAAGLLPRTIEKALARFAAEIPGLPYAVNLIHSPSEERLEREAVELFLRHGVRCVEASAFLGLTPHLVRYRLAGLRRDPSGRIIADHKVIAKVSRAETAERFMRPAPATLVDTLLRDGLITQEQAQLAHHLPLADDITVEADSGGHTDRRPLPALFPVILRLRDQIQHEHRYATPIRVGAAGGLGTPTAVAAAFAMGAAYVVTGSVNQSCLESGTSSAARALLAQADVTDCVMAPAADMFEMGVELQVLRRGSMFAMRAQQLYRLYQAYDGLHALPGEERERVESQVFRRPLEDVWKECVEYFSRRDPDQLRRASDSPKRKMALVFRWYLGMASRWAVTGQSDRTADYQIWCGPAMGSFNAWVSGSYLKTPENRTVADVAHHLMRGAAFHTRIAQLATAGVTIPASAADYRPVPLEPAALMEAAG from the coding sequence ATGAACACGACCCAGGCCCCGCTCCGCTGGTACGGAGACGGGTACCCGAGCGTCGATCCGACCGGGATCCACCAGGTGCTGAGCCAGGTGGAGCAGCCCTGCTTCATCGTGTCCACGGCGCAGGGCGTCGGCGCGGCCGCCGGAGGCACGGCGGCCGCCGCCGGGGACGGGCCGGGCATCCTGGCCGCCGCCCCCGCCCTGCCCCCGCACCGGCTCGGCTCGGCCGAGTTCCGCGCCGCGCACGGAGTACGGCAGTCCTACATGGCCGGCGCGATGGCCGGCGGTATCGCCTCCGCCGACCTGGTGATCGCCCTGGCCGAGCAGGGCTTCCTCGCCTCCTTCGGCGCGGCCGGCCTGCTGCCGCGGACCATCGAGAAGGCGCTGGCCCGGTTCGCCGCCGAGATCCCCGGGCTGCCGTACGCCGTCAACCTGATCCACAGCCCCAGCGAGGAACGGCTGGAGCGGGAGGCGGTCGAGTTGTTCCTGCGGCACGGCGTGCGCTGTGTGGAGGCCTCCGCCTTCCTCGGCCTGACCCCGCATCTGGTCCGCTACCGGCTGGCCGGGCTCAGGCGGGATCCCTCGGGGCGGATCATCGCCGACCACAAGGTCATCGCCAAGGTGTCCCGGGCCGAGACCGCCGAGCGGTTCATGCGCCCGGCCCCGGCCACGCTGGTCGACACCCTGCTGCGGGACGGTCTGATCACCCAGGAGCAGGCGCAGCTCGCCCACCACCTGCCGCTCGCCGACGACATCACCGTGGAGGCGGACTCCGGCGGTCACACCGACCGCCGTCCGCTCCCGGCGCTCTTCCCGGTGATCCTGCGGCTGCGCGACCAGATCCAGCACGAGCACCGCTACGCCACCCCGATCCGGGTCGGGGCGGCCGGCGGCCTCGGCACTCCGACCGCCGTCGCCGCGGCCTTCGCGATGGGCGCCGCCTATGTGGTGACGGGTTCCGTCAACCAGTCCTGCCTGGAGTCCGGCACCTCCTCGGCCGCCCGCGCGCTGCTCGCGCAGGCGGACGTCACGGACTGCGTGATGGCGCCGGCGGCCGACATGTTCGAGATGGGCGTGGAACTCCAGGTACTGCGCCGGGGCTCGATGTTCGCGATGCGGGCGCAGCAGCTGTACCGGCTGTACCAGGCGTACGACGGCCTGCACGCGCTGCCCGGCGAGGAGCGCGAGCGGGTGGAGTCCCAGGTCTTTAGGCGTCCGCTGGAGGACGTCTGGAAGGAGTGCGTCGAGTACTTCAGCCGGCGTGACCCGGACCAGCTGCGCCGGGCCTCCGACAGCCCCAAACGGAAGATGGCGCTGGTGTTCCGCTGGTACCTGGGCATGGCCTCGCGCTGGGCGGTGACCGGGCAGTCCGACCGGACGGCCGACTACCAGATCTGGTGCGGCCCGGCGATGGGCAGCTTCAACGCCTGGGTGTCCGGCAGTTACCTCAAGACGCCCGAGAACAGGACGGTGGCCGATGTCGCCCACCATCTGATGCGGGGCGCGGCCTTCCACACCCGGATCGCCCAGCTGGCCACGGCCGGCGTGACCATCCCGGCGTCCGCTGCGGACTACCGCCCGGTTCCGCTGGAGCCGGCCGCTCTCATGGAGGCCGCCGGATGA
- a CDS encoding acyl-CoA dehydrogenase family protein, with product MPKADLTELAVRLEEHLGDPHDPHSPMSYRTILEYDERETYPYDFVGALRAWGVPEYALPGEQGGRSGDVEAEFNLMRLVARRDPTTATALIITNLGFMPLWVAGTDEQKRRMIHDILHGYRLSWGLSERAYGSDLLANAMTAERVDGGYLLTGEKWLIGNATWSDGMTAIARTSERGGPGGFSLFVLDKRTAPVGTVAELPRERLHGLRGMDISGLRVNGLFVPESARIGAEGQGLEIALKATQIARAQISGIAMSAVDTGLRLTLDFTEGRILFGRPVSDIPYSRRQITECFADLMVSDAVSLGAVRALQVTPEQVSIGSSVAKYFVPTLMERSMSQLSVVLGARFFLRGHPHYGMFQKLLRDLLVANFADGNTVVNLRNLGQQLRSLLATATSTPADDGIRRTAEERAAVLYGMTRSMPAYEPWKQELSSRGRDDTVLAAPDGIGRLRALAEDCKDDDERERLLRAADVAAELLDHLGSLTTRCEELRSRLGRDFGQCAELFDLAKEYCLVHAAAACVLTFVHSHAALEEPLPSGALLLLQLERLRGHLRPHETVTDQSVIDEAMRVLRHLHREDRLFSYWQFPLAPRTADQTAARH from the coding sequence ATGCCCAAGGCCGACCTGACCGAGCTGGCGGTGCGGCTCGAGGAACACCTCGGTGACCCGCACGATCCGCACAGCCCGATGTCGTACCGCACGATCCTGGAGTACGACGAACGCGAGACGTACCCGTACGACTTCGTGGGCGCGCTGCGCGCCTGGGGCGTCCCCGAGTACGCCCTCCCCGGCGAGCAGGGCGGCAGGTCCGGGGACGTGGAGGCGGAGTTCAACCTGATGCGCCTGGTCGCCCGCCGCGATCCGACCACCGCCACCGCCCTGATCATCACCAACCTCGGCTTCATGCCGCTGTGGGTCGCCGGCACCGACGAGCAGAAGCGGCGGATGATCCACGACATCCTCCACGGCTACCGGCTGTCCTGGGGGCTGTCGGAGCGCGCCTACGGCAGTGACCTGCTGGCCAACGCGATGACCGCCGAGCGGGTCGACGGCGGCTATCTGCTGACCGGCGAGAAGTGGCTGATCGGCAACGCCACCTGGTCCGACGGCATGACCGCGATCGCCCGCACGAGCGAGCGCGGCGGCCCGGGCGGCTTCTCGCTCTTCGTCCTCGACAAGCGCACCGCCCCGGTCGGGACGGTGGCGGAGCTGCCCCGCGAGCGGCTGCACGGACTGCGCGGCATGGACATCAGCGGCCTGCGGGTGAACGGGCTGTTCGTCCCCGAGTCGGCCCGGATCGGTGCCGAGGGCCAGGGGCTGGAGATCGCTCTCAAGGCCACCCAGATCGCCCGTGCCCAGATCAGCGGTATTGCCATGTCGGCCGTCGACACCGGGCTGCGGCTGACCCTGGACTTCACCGAGGGCCGGATCCTGTTCGGCCGGCCGGTCAGCGACATCCCCTACAGCCGACGCCAGATCACCGAGTGCTTCGCCGACCTGATGGTCTCCGACGCGGTCAGCCTCGGTGCCGTGCGCGCCCTTCAGGTGACACCCGAGCAGGTCAGCATCGGGTCGTCGGTGGCCAAGTACTTCGTGCCGACGCTGATGGAACGCAGCATGTCGCAGCTGTCGGTGGTGCTGGGCGCCCGCTTCTTCCTGCGCGGCCACCCGCACTACGGCATGTTCCAGAAGCTGCTGCGCGATCTGCTGGTGGCCAACTTCGCCGACGGCAACACCGTGGTGAACCTGCGCAACCTCGGCCAGCAACTGCGGTCCCTGCTCGCCACGGCCACGTCCACACCGGCGGACGACGGCATCCGGCGTACGGCCGAGGAGCGGGCCGCCGTCCTGTACGGCATGACCCGGTCCATGCCGGCGTACGAGCCCTGGAAGCAGGAGCTGTCCAGCCGGGGGCGGGACGACACGGTGCTCGCGGCGCCCGACGGGATCGGCAGGCTGCGTGCCCTCGCGGAGGACTGCAAGGACGACGACGAGCGCGAACGGCTGCTGCGTGCAGCCGACGTGGCCGCGGAACTGCTCGACCACCTCGGCTCGCTCACCACCCGCTGCGAGGAGCTGCGCTCCCGGCTGGGCCGCGACTTCGGCCAGTGCGCCGAGCTGTTCGACCTGGCCAAGGAGTACTGCCTCGTGCACGCCGCCGCCGCGTGCGTCCTGACCTTCGTCCACTCGCACGCGGCGCTGGAGGAGCCGCTGCCGAGCGGTGCGCTGCTGCTGCTCCAGCTCGAACGGCTGCGCGGGCACCTGCGTCCGCACGAGACGGTCACCGACCAGAGCGTGATCGACGAGGCGATGCGGGTGCTGCGCCACCTGCACCGCGAGGACCGCCTCTTCTCGTACTGGCAGTTCCCGCTCGCACCCCGCACCGCCGACCAGACCGCCGCCCGCCACTGA
- a CDS encoding 4-phosphopantetheinyl transferase, protein MYDERAVDLWTLPEHRVQELSLRMGGPDLLTPEEHARHHRLLRTGSRQRFLGGRLLSRLALSARTGLPPDTWQFTLTRHGRPELAADHGGLRFNLSHTDGLIVCVVTQRRGCGVDVERVPFDEEKTRRLDAFLGGVSPGVAVSERWVLTEAYLKGLGVGMTESLEGLGFRRRDAGGFSPDDCRRPTVAARWHLALLRPSPHHLVAVATEDGGTLRTHTPPMQPTLYR, encoded by the coding sequence GTGTACGACGAGCGGGCGGTGGACCTGTGGACGCTGCCCGAGCACCGGGTTCAAGAGCTGTCCCTCCGCATGGGCGGTCCGGACCTGCTGACGCCGGAGGAACACGCACGCCACCACCGGCTGCTGCGCACCGGGTCCCGGCAGCGCTTCCTGGGCGGGCGCCTGCTCAGCCGGCTGGCCCTCAGCGCCCGCACCGGACTGCCGCCGGACACCTGGCAGTTCACCCTCACCCGGCACGGGCGCCCGGAACTCGCCGCGGACCACGGCGGGCTGCGCTTCAACCTGTCCCACACCGACGGCCTGATCGTCTGTGTGGTGACTCAGCGGCGCGGCTGCGGTGTCGACGTGGAGCGCGTGCCCTTCGACGAGGAGAAGACGCGGCGGCTGGACGCCTTCCTCGGCGGTGTGTCCCCCGGCGTCGCCGTGAGCGAGCGGTGGGTGCTGACGGAGGCGTACCTGAAAGGGCTGGGCGTCGGTATGACGGAAAGCCTCGAAGGTCTCGGTTTCCGGCGCCGGGACGCCGGCGGCTTCTCCCCCGACGACTGCCGCCGGCCGACCGTGGCGGCCCGCTGGCACCTCGCCCTCCTGCGCCCGTCCCCGCACCACCTCGTGGCCGTCGCGACCGAGGACGGCGGCACCCTGCGCACCCATACACCACCCATGCAACCGACCCTCTACAGGTAA
- a CDS encoding FAD-dependent oxidoreductase, producing the protein MSHHTPPNIAVIGAGPAGLSAAYHLRDRARITVFEREPRPGGHANTVEVEENGRVLGLDTAFIVFNQPAYPRLTAFFEELGVEAVPHPGGFTFFDLDSGLEFGTDDLELDEASIRERYAARYPEFPTVWREARRFQEEGRRDFVRGRANMSMGEYLDRNGYSQEFRHSYLIMLCSAVWSVPAELVWEIPAATVIAFFVGHGEGGLGGRRVDWRTVGGGSIAYVRKALAAIGPDLRVSEPATAVRQEADGVVVTTASGTETFDYAVVATHADEAFALLENPTDAQRSALEGIRYSSSRAVLHTDPALMPTSRESWLAWNYGKVQVDGETHCFVTYYLNKLQDFTAENDYFVVLDPPRELDPESVIAEFDYTHPVIDVAVRERQSVIYQANEGPRVKLAGSYFHSKQLGPDLIGSHEAAFSSGADAAAQLLSELG; encoded by the coding sequence ATGTCCCACCACACTCCCCCGAACATCGCCGTGATCGGCGCCGGCCCCGCCGGGCTGTCCGCCGCCTACCATCTGCGCGACCGCGCCCGGATCACCGTCTTCGAGCGCGAGCCCCGCCCCGGCGGCCACGCCAACACGGTGGAGGTCGAGGAGAACGGCCGCGTCCTCGGTCTGGACACGGCGTTCATCGTCTTCAACCAGCCCGCCTACCCGCGGCTCACCGCCTTCTTCGAGGAACTCGGCGTCGAGGCCGTCCCGCACCCCGGAGGCTTCACCTTCTTCGACCTCGACAGCGGGCTGGAGTTCGGCACCGACGACCTCGAACTGGACGAGGCCTCGATCCGGGAGCGCTACGCCGCGCGGTACCCCGAGTTCCCCACCGTCTGGCGGGAGGCGCGCCGCTTCCAGGAGGAGGGCCGCCGTGACTTCGTACGCGGCCGGGCGAACATGTCGATGGGCGAGTACCTGGACCGGAACGGATACAGCCAGGAGTTCCGCCACTCGTACCTGATCATGCTCTGCTCCGCCGTCTGGTCGGTGCCGGCGGAGCTGGTCTGGGAGATACCGGCGGCCACGGTGATCGCGTTCTTCGTCGGCCACGGCGAGGGCGGTCTCGGGGGCCGGCGGGTCGACTGGCGGACGGTGGGCGGTGGCTCGATCGCCTACGTCCGCAAGGCGCTCGCGGCGATCGGCCCCGACCTGCGCGTGTCCGAGCCCGCGACCGCCGTCCGGCAGGAGGCGGACGGGGTCGTCGTGACCACCGCGTCCGGCACCGAGACGTTCGACTACGCGGTGGTGGCCACCCACGCCGACGAGGCCTTCGCCCTGCTGGAGAACCCCACCGACGCCCAGCGGTCGGCACTGGAGGGCATCCGCTACAGCAGCTCCAGGGCGGTGCTCCACACCGACCCCGCCCTGATGCCGACCTCCCGGGAGAGCTGGCTGGCCTGGAACTACGGAAAGGTCCAGGTGGACGGCGAGACCCACTGCTTCGTCACCTACTACCTCAACAAGCTGCAGGACTTCACGGCGGAGAACGACTACTTCGTCGTCCTCGACCCGCCCCGCGAACTCGACCCCGAGTCGGTCATCGCCGAGTTCGACTACACCCACCCGGTCATCGACGTCGCGGTGCGCGAGCGGCAGTCGGTGATCTACCAGGCGAACGAGGGGCCCCGGGTGAAGCTGGCCGGGTCGTACTTCCACTCCAAGCAGCTGGGCCCGGATCTGATCGGCTCCCACGAGGCCGCGTTCTCGTCCGGTGCGGACGCG